From Rhodamnia argentea isolate NSW1041297 chromosome 10, ASM2092103v1, whole genome shotgun sequence, a single genomic window includes:
- the LOC115729517 gene encoding protein DETOXIFICATION 24-like: protein MDQRVEERLLGSEDEAETRGLRWRIWDETKTMWRIAFPAILSRVTLYGIIIVTQAFIGHISALQFAAFAIVQTILVRFVSGVTLGMSSATETLCGQAFGAKQYHMMGIYLQRSWIVSTAATTVLIPAFVFATPVFTLLGEDASIAEEAEPVALGLIPVMYSTVFSATIQMFLQAQQRNFIVIWFAAVSFLLHLLLSWLFVMKLNWGLAGALGAMNVSCWSLVVAEFVYILGGWCGETWQGFSTAAFSSLWPVVKLSVSSGVMLCLELWYNSVLVLLAGYMENATVTISTFSICLSIAAWILMIGLGFLVAASVRVSNELGRGNTTAAKFAIKVVFSTATCFGLVCAVLCLLYSYQIAKLFTNSEEVDEAVSELSYLLALSVFLNMVQPVLTGVAIGAGWQSVVAFVNIGCYYLIGVPIGALLGYVAHLEVKGIWIGMICGVTSQLLALVYMTWKTNWNEQVIRASERLNRWLLKPSETLSQNGTED, encoded by the exons ATGGACCAGCGCGTGGAAGAGAGGCTTCTGGGATCAGAAGACGAGGCCGAGACTAGAGGACTGAGATGGAGGATCTGGGACGAAACAAAGACGATGTGGAGGATCGCATTCCCTGCAATATTGTCGAGGGTGACATTGTATGGGATCATAATAGTCACCCAGGCGTTCATCGGGCATATCAGCGCGCTGCAATTCGCCGCTTTTGCGATCGTGCAGACCATACTCGTGAGGTTCGTCAGCGGAGTTACG CTGGGCATGTCGAGCGCCACCGAGACCCTCTGCGGCCAAGCCTTCGGAGCCAAGCAGTACCACATGATGGGCATCTACCTCCAGCGCTCCTGGATCGTCAGCACCGCCGCCACGACCGTCCTCATCCCAGCCTTTGTCTTTGCCACCCCGGTCTTCACCCTCCTCGGCGAGGACGCCTCCATCGCCGAAGAGGCCGAGCCGGTGGCCCTCGGCCTCATCCCCGTCATGTACAGCACCGTCTTCAGCGCCACCATCCAGATGTTCCTCCAAGCGCAGCAAAGGAACTTCATCGTCATCTGGTTCGCCGCAGTGTCGTTCTTGCTCCACTTGCTCCTCTCGTGGCTCTTCGTGATGAAGCTTAACTGGGGGCTAGCCGGCGCGCTTGGCGCGATGAACGTGTCGTGTTGGTCGCTGGTGGTGGCGGAGTTCGTGTATATATTGGGAGGGTGGTGTGGGGAGACATGGCAAGGGTTCTCGACGGCGGCTTTCAGTAGCTTGTGGCCGGTCGTCAAGCTCTCCGTGTCCTCTGGCGTGATGCTCTG CTTGGAGTTGTGGTACAACTCTGTTCTTGTACTGCTTGCCGGGTACATGGAAAATGCAACGGTCACCATATCAACCTTCTCCATCTG CCTCAGCATAGCAGCATGGATCCTGATGATTGGCCTTGGCTTCCTAGTTGCAGCAAG TGTGAGGGTCTCGAATGAGCTGGGGAGAGGAAACACTACAGCTGCAAAATTCGCCATCAAAGTCGTCTTCAGCACGGCAACATGTTTCGGGCTGGTCTGTGCGGTCCTTTGCCTTCTCTACAGCTACCAAATCGCAAAGTTGTTCACGAACAGCGAGGAAGTGGACGAGGCTGTGTCTGAACTCTCTTACCTGCTTGCACTATCAGTGTTCTTGAACATGGTCCAGCCAGTTCTCACAG GGGTGGCCATAGGAGCAGGATGGCAAAGTGTGGTTGCTTTTGTTAATATTGGATGTTATTACCTGATTGGGGTCCCCATTGGAGCTTTACTTGGATATGTTGCCCATTTGGAGGTCAAG GGAATATGGATAGGAATGATTTGTGGGGTTACTTCACAGTTGCTTGCTCTTGTCTACATGACATGGAAAACAAATTGGAATGAACAG GTGATCAGGGCATCGGAACGCCTGAATCGTTGGCTTTTGAAACCCTCTGAGACGTTGAGCCAGAATGGTACAGAAGATTGA
- the LOC115733756 gene encoding probable arabinosyltransferase ARAD1 yields the protein MAERNNPALGILSRKSLFSLFTVTSIVFLLSWFFVLQSAGGRPRFIDHSLLPTSKLLATLDASNRDSRNEDDVNASVGNRSILMDGEEEPGEAPRAKTDVKCSLPDNNKVALKVYMYDLPPEFHFGLLDWKAKGNGVWPDIRTKIPDYPGGLNLQHSIEYWLTLDLLSSEFADMLGGRGAVRVRNSSEADVIYVPFFSSLSYNRYSKVNPHQKKSKNKLLQEKLVSYLTAQPEWKRSGGRDHVIVAHHPNSMLDARMMLWPAMFILADFGRYPPNIANVDKDVIAPYKHVIRNYVDDTSGFDSRPTLLYFQGAIYRKDGGYVRQELFYLLKNEKDVHFSFGSVRKDGVRKATQGMRSSKFCLNIAGDTPSSNRLFDAIASHCVPVIISDEIELPYEDVLDYSQFCIFVRTSDAIKENFLMNYIRSIGKDEWTRMWRRLKEVEDFYEFRYPSKDGDAVQMIWQAVARKVPSIRMKLHKSRRFAHALGHADSRSISFQLPHNFW from the exons ATGGCCGAAAGGAATAATCCGGCCCTCGGGATTCTCTCGCGCAAATCGCTCTTCTCTCTGTTCACGGTGACGTCGATCGTGTTCCTACTGTCTTGGTTCTTCGTGCTGCAATCTGCCGGCGGTCGGCCTCGCTTCATCGACCACAGCTTGTTGCCCACTTCCAAACTTCTTGCCACATTGGACGCCAGCAACCGTGATAGCCGGAACGAGGATGACGTCAATGCCTCGGTCGGGAACCGCTCGATTCTCATGGACGGTGAAGAAGAACCTGGCGAAGCACCGAGAGCAAAGACGGATGTGAAATGCAGTTTGCCCGATAATAATAAAGTAGCTCTCAAGGTGTACATGTATGATCTGCCCCCAGAATTTCATTTTGGACTATTGGATTGGAAAGCCAAAGGAAACGGCGTTTGGCCTGACATTCGGACTAAAATTCCGGATTACCCTGGTGGATTGAACTTGCAGCACAGCATAGAGTATTGGCTGACTTTGGATCTCCTGTCCTCGGAGTTTGCCGATATGTTAGGGGGTCGCGGTGCGGTCAGGGTCCGTAATTCCAGCGAAGCTGATGTGATATATGTCCCGTTCTTCTCTTCCTTAAGTTACAACAGGTACTCAAAGGTGAACCCGCATCAGAAGAAGAGCAAGAATAAGTTGCTTCAGGAGAAGTTGGTCAGCTATTTGACAGCTCAACCAGAATGGAAGAGGTCTGGTGGGAGAGACCATGTAATAGTGGCTCACCATCCAAATAGCATGTTGGATGCAAGGATGATGCTGTGGCCAGCTATGTTTATATTAGCAGACTTTGGGAGGTACCCTCCGAATATTGCCAATGTCGACAAGGATGTGATTGCGCCATACAAACATGTGATCAGGAACTATGTTGATGATACCTCGGGTTTCGATAGCCGTCCAACTTTGCTGTACTTCCAAGGTGCCATATACAGAAAAGAT GGTGGATATGTGCGGCAAGAGTTGTTCTATCTCCTAAAGAATGAGAAAGATGTACATTTCTCATTTGGAAGCGTTCGAAAGGATGGTGTCAGAAAAGCTACACAGGGAATGCGGTCGTCCAAGTTTTGCCTCAACATAGCTGGTGATACCCCATCATCCAATCGCCTCTTTGATGCCATTGCCAGTCACTGTGTCCCGGTCATCATTAGTGATGAAATCGAGCTTCCGTATGAGGATGTCCTTGACTACTCCCAATTCTGCATCTTTGTTCGCACTTCCGATGCTATAAAAGAAAACTTCCTCATGAATTATATTAGGAGTATTGGGAAGGATGAGTGGACCCGAATGTGGCGGAGATTGAAAGAAGTCGAGGATTTCTATGAGTTTCGGTACCCATCCAAAGATGGAGATGCTGTCCAAATGATATGGCAAGCCGTAGCTCGTAAGGTTCCTTCCATTAGAATGAAGTTGCACAAGTCTAGGAGATTTGCTCATGCTCTAGGCCACGCAGACAGCAGATCGATATCATTCCAATTGCCCCATAATTTTTGGTGA